One part of the SAR324 cluster bacterium genome encodes these proteins:
- a CDS encoding oligogalacturonate lyase family protein encodes MKVYAPQNTHPHPRFSPDDKKVVYTSDCSGFSQVYQVSIPPHHWA; translated from the coding sequence ATCAAGGTTTACGCACCACAAAATACACATCCTCACCCTAGATTTTCTCCAGATGATAAGAAAGTTGTTTATACAAGTGACTGTTCTGGTTTTTCCCAAGTATATCAGGTCTCAATTCCTCCACATCACTGGGCTTAA
- a CDS encoding ABC transporter ATP-binding protein, which yields MSSKVLEIRDLSIAFQTDESFVRAINSISFDVLEGEICALVGESGSGKSVTAQSIMGLVGRKQNEIVTGSIEFTEVGKSIDILRLRDEEIRDIRGRKISMVFQEPMTSLHPMYKIGGQLKEAIQVHSNLAGDEINKLIYEALDQVMIPNPKEIINDYPHSLSGGMRQRVMIAMAILFRPKVLIADEPTTALDVTIQSQILSLILKLVDEINLSVIFITHDMSVVSEIADQVLVLKSGDLVERRSVTEIFKQPKEEYTKELIKSVPVFGNYSQSEKLILENQKDTCLLEVRNVSKTFVKKKGFFSKIIQENKALQDVSLQLNAGQTLSIVGESGSGKTTLARCVTKLISSDEGEVNFNGKNLNRISKRELNLIRREIQFIFQDPYASLNPRMPVNYLVTEPLHIHGEIRRKENSEHASRLLSEVKLDDSYLNRYPHELSGGQRQRICIARALALKPKLIVADEPLSALDVTIQSQIIDLLLELQLKFKLSFMVISHDLAVVEKISHHVGVMCKGRLVEFGTTNEVLYNPMHNYTKLLLSSIPTIKEERKSKTIKKVNLLDTDYSQKFQFRQNANYINVSKNHFYLSD from the coding sequence ATGTCATCAAAGGTTCTTGAAATCAGAGATCTCTCAATCGCATTTCAGACGGACGAGTCATTTGTTCGTGCGATCAATTCAATTAGCTTTGATGTCCTCGAGGGAGAAATATGTGCTCTTGTTGGTGAATCAGGCTCTGGGAAATCAGTCACTGCTCAATCGATTATGGGGCTTGTCGGAAGGAAACAAAATGAAATAGTGACAGGGTCAATCGAGTTTACAGAAGTCGGTAAGTCTATCGATATTTTGAGACTTCGGGATGAAGAGATACGAGATATTCGTGGGCGAAAAATCTCAATGGTTTTTCAGGAACCCATGACTTCACTGCACCCCATGTACAAAATTGGTGGTCAATTGAAAGAGGCTATCCAAGTACATTCAAATTTGGCTGGTGATGAAATAAACAAATTAATTTATGAGGCATTGGATCAGGTAATGATCCCAAATCCAAAGGAGATTATCAACGATTATCCTCATAGCCTATCTGGGGGAATGCGACAAAGAGTAATGATTGCAATGGCAATTCTCTTTCGACCAAAAGTTCTCATTGCAGATGAACCGACTACAGCTCTTGATGTTACAATTCAAAGTCAAATACTTAGCTTAATTCTTAAGCTAGTTGATGAAATCAATCTCTCGGTGATATTTATAACTCATGATATGTCAGTAGTTTCAGAGATTGCTGATCAGGTTCTTGTACTGAAGAGTGGTGATTTGGTGGAGAGGAGATCAGTTACTGAAATTTTTAAACAACCCAAGGAAGAGTATACAAAAGAATTAATTAAATCAGTACCGGTATTTGGAAATTATAGTCAGAGTGAAAAACTAATTCTTGAAAACCAAAAAGATACGTGTTTATTAGAAGTAAGGAATGTCTCTAAAACATTTGTAAAGAAAAAAGGATTTTTCAGCAAAATTATTCAAGAAAATAAAGCACTGCAGGATGTATCATTACAACTCAATGCTGGACAAACTCTTTCCATTGTTGGTGAAAGTGGATCTGGAAAAACAACACTGGCTAGATGTGTTACAAAACTTATTTCAAGCGATGAGGGTGAAGTAAACTTTAATGGAAAAAATTTAAATAGAATAAGTAAGAGAGAGTTGAATCTAATTCGAAGAGAAATTCAATTTATTTTCCAAGATCCATATGCATCACTAAATCCAAGGATGCCTGTTAATTACTTAGTAACAGAACCACTTCACATTCATGGTGAAATAAGAAGAAAAGAAAACTCGGAGCACGCAAGTAGACTTCTTAGTGAAGTAAAACTCGATGATTCTTATCTAAACCGATATCCACACGAATTATCAGGCGGACAAAGACAAAGAATTTGCATTGCAAGAGCTCTAGCACTAAAACCAAAGTTGATTGTTGCTGATGAGCCATTATCTGCGCTGGATGTCACTATCCAATCTCAAATTATAGATTTACTACTAGAGTTACAACTGAAATTTAAACTGAGCTTTATGGTAATATCTCATGATCTTGCTGTTGTCGAAAAAATCAGCCATCACGTTGGAGTGATGTGCAAAGGAAGGCTAGTTGAGTTTGGGACAACTAATGAGGTTCTTTACAATCCAATGCACAATTATACAAAACTGCTTTTAAGCAGTATACCTACAATAAAAGAGGAAAGGAAATCCAAAACAATTAAAAAAGTAAACTTGCTGGATACTGATTATTCACAAAAGTTTCAATTTCGACAGAATGCTAATTACATCAATGTGTCAAAGAATCATTTTTATCTTTCAGATTAA
- a CDS encoding Gfo/Idh/MocA family oxidoreductase → MEKIKVAIIGTGNRTRKVYTPLFKSLNNEMDIVAVCDPNRESCAEYANLLGVKPYYSIKELVNDKIINTALVVCPIDIHYAVSIYLSENKIHQLIETSMCSTVEQGRLMVEKAAENNVVMRIAENFLRFPFDRIAKEINKTKFIGEVKRIVCYHDHTGYHNNSRWTHFFEEYPESVQCINHLMPTFPHNSMAHRHHTSENFTSRFFRFPNNKLVVDQAANIKGMLGRTGRPGITSIEGSRGAISRWTTRNWFGDGEVRFCSDSALENGAIADEIYPIINEADNNCWTKTYVDLPIGRVTYSNNNYHLAEESVKYTSPGTKNIIRDYYGSALRSAITDFLETVKNGEQSEFSDEDALMSLMMESAAKESAANNGKIIKLPIEQELEVDRKQLVELEKKNGIHPMDVDQIIEFSIARP, encoded by the coding sequence ATGGAAAAAATCAAAGTGGCAATAATCGGTACAGGAAATAGAACAAGGAAAGTGTATACTCCGTTGTTTAAATCGTTAAATAATGAAATGGATATAGTTGCTGTATGTGATCCTAACAGGGAAAGTTGTGCAGAATACGCTAATTTATTGGGTGTGAAGCCTTACTATTCAATTAAAGAGTTAGTTAATGATAAAATCATTAACACCGCTTTAGTAGTTTGCCCAATAGATATACATTATGCAGTGTCAATCTATCTATCTGAAAATAAAATTCATCAATTGATTGAAACAAGCATGTGCTCAACGGTTGAGCAAGGTCGGCTAATGGTTGAGAAGGCAGCAGAAAATAACGTTGTCATGAGAATCGCGGAAAATTTCTTACGTTTTCCATTCGATCGAATCGCAAAGGAAATCAATAAAACAAAGTTTATTGGTGAGGTTAAAAGAATAGTTTGCTATCACGATCATACTGGATATCACAACAATTCTCGGTGGACTCATTTTTTTGAAGAATATCCGGAAAGTGTTCAATGCATCAATCATCTGATGCCAACATTTCCTCACAATTCGATGGCTCATCGTCACCATACTTCTGAAAATTTCACATCAAGATTTTTCCGATTCCCAAACAACAAACTCGTGGTCGATCAAGCAGCAAACATAAAAGGTATGTTGGGTCGAACGGGTAGACCTGGAATTACATCGATAGAAGGGTCAAGGGGGGCAATTTCTAGGTGGACCACCAGAAATTGGTTTGGGGATGGGGAAGTAAGATTTTGCTCAGATTCAGCATTAGAGAATGGTGCAATTGCTGATGAAATCTATCCAATCATTAATGAAGCAGATAACAATTGTTGGACAAAGACATATGTAGATCTTCCAATCGGGAGAGTAACCTATAGCAATAACAACTACCACCTAGCAGAAGAAAGTGTGAAATATACAAGCCCAGGCACTAAAAATATTATAAGGGATTACTATGGGTCTGCTCTACGGTCAGCGATTACAGATTTCTTGGAAACTGTTAAGAATGGAGAACAATCTGAATTTTCAGATGAGGATGCGTTAATGTCATTGATGATGGAATCTGCAGCAAAGGAATCAGCTGCAAATAATGGCAAAATAATTAAATTGCCAATTGAACAAGAATTAGAAGTTGATAGAAAGCAATTAGTTGAACTCGAAAAGAAAAATGGCATCCATCCTATGGATGTAGATCAGATAATTGAATTTTCAATTGCAAGACCTTGA
- a CDS encoding TIM barrel protein: protein MNNTDSDLTSRISIVSDEISDDFSEAASFANTLSLRNFELRKFTEGRIPDIEATTLRKLLDGKEHFNFTLISPGYFKHFVSDRKKTNHQTNRIQLCIDLAKRLEAKFISVFTFKRNSRDSKIPEDIYEPLLRLKDLCENNSLILLLENSPNCWADTVENLLSVAYKTGIDVNWDPGNSLASGHQNHQLYLGPLLQITKNIHLKNWGPDIGYCSILSGAYDLASEINYFLYNKYPGYFCIEHHQWNNRKESTLENLNELKSIICKFRNQAWTK from the coding sequence ATGAACAATACTGATAGTGACTTAACTAGTAGAATATCAATTGTATCGGATGAGATTTCAGATGATTTTTCTGAGGCAGCCAGCTTTGCAAATACACTATCCCTGAGGAACTTCGAACTTAGAAAATTTACAGAAGGTAGAATTCCAGATATCGAAGCAACTACCCTAAGAAAACTATTGGATGGAAAAGAACATTTCAATTTTACACTAATTAGTCCTGGATACTTTAAACATTTTGTAAGTGATAGAAAAAAGACTAATCATCAAACAAATAGAATCCAATTGTGTATTGATTTAGCGAAAAGATTAGAGGCTAAATTTATTTCAGTTTTTACTTTTAAGAGAAATTCGCGTGATTCAAAAATACCTGAAGACATTTATGAGCCACTTCTCAGATTAAAAGATTTATGTGAAAATAATTCACTAATTCTATTACTTGAAAACAGTCCAAACTGTTGGGCAGATACTGTTGAGAATCTTTTATCAGTGGCTTACAAAACAGGAATAGATGTTAACTGGGATCCTGGAAATTCCTTAGCTTCTGGACATCAAAATCATCAGCTATATCTTGGCCCTCTACTTCAAATTACAAAAAATATCCACCTGAAAAATTGGGGACCAGACATCGGTTATTGCTCAATATTGTCTGGTGCTTATGATTTAGCATCAGAAATAAATTACTTTCTCTATAATAAATACCCTGGGTATTTCTGTATTGAACATCACCAATGGAATAATAGAAAAGAAAGTACATTAGAAAATTTGAATGAACTTAAATCAATAATTTGTAAGTTTAGAAATCAAGCTTGGACTAAATAA
- a CDS encoding ABC transporter ATP-binding protein — translation MFAAILCGLYKFLLPVYIAWVIGDIVGILENDLINEEKLSQILNLSTLSFFLILISPIFVYWRNTFSIEAMESVLNRLRINLFSHIQHQSHSFFSTFQSGKLTARVISDISRCEQFINEVMVTSWLHIGVILFIFIYFLLTNWVLAFVSVFLVPFHALILGKIGLRIKKFAKESQEKNSILSAASVESFINFNIIKIFTAEDYFTRRFTDLSVNLMDKSTTMGRLTSWTQVANALIVHTAPLVVILVGSYAFIHGWLEIKISELVTFILMQRQLFDPLSKLAAMQATISQSQAALERIYDILSLSPTIINSEKPIFKTNQSGKISFHKVSFSYDKRLALDNVSFEIESGISLAITGKSGSGKSTLISLIPRFYDVREGDIFIDDINIKRYDLQFLRSLIAIVPQEPFLFSGSIYENLLIGNPLASKIEIIRASKLSFIHEKIMQLPSGYETNVGERGSLLSGGERQRISIARAILKNPKILILDEPTSALDPMNDQLITSALSNLLTNKTSILIAHKLSSIRNVDKVIFLENGTIKEFGNFNELIQKKGLFYTHFFEQGDMNETTIHH, via the coding sequence TTGTTCGCAGCAATTCTGTGTGGTCTTTATAAATTCCTTCTTCCTGTTTATATCGCATGGGTAATTGGAGACATTGTTGGAATACTCGAAAATGATTTAATTAATGAAGAAAAACTATCTCAGATATTAAACCTCTCCACATTATCTTTTTTCTTAATATTAATCTCACCTATATTTGTCTACTGGAGGAACACTTTTTCTATTGAAGCAATGGAAAGTGTTTTAAATCGTCTAAGAATTAATTTATTCAGCCATATACAACACCAGTCCCATTCCTTTTTTTCGACATTTCAGTCGGGAAAACTTACCGCAAGAGTAATTTCAGATATATCAAGGTGCGAACAATTCATTAATGAAGTTATGGTTACTTCATGGCTTCATATAGGCGTTATTCTATTTATATTCATTTATTTTTTACTCACAAATTGGGTTTTAGCTTTTGTAAGTGTTTTCTTAGTTCCATTTCATGCTTTGATTCTCGGAAAAATTGGGTTAAGGATAAAAAAATTTGCAAAAGAATCACAAGAAAAAAATTCAATACTATCAGCTGCTAGTGTTGAAAGTTTTATCAATTTCAATATCATCAAGATTTTCACTGCTGAAGATTATTTCACTCGAAGATTCACTGATCTTAGTGTGAATCTAATGGATAAAAGTACAACCATGGGCAGATTAACGTCATGGACGCAGGTGGCTAACGCTTTGATTGTTCATACAGCTCCACTTGTCGTTATCCTAGTTGGGTCCTATGCTTTTATTCATGGATGGCTAGAAATAAAAATCAGTGAACTGGTAACTTTCATCCTTATGCAACGACAACTCTTTGATCCATTGAGTAAATTAGCTGCAATGCAGGCTACAATCTCCCAATCACAGGCAGCTCTTGAGAGAATTTATGATATACTTTCTCTTTCACCCACTATCATAAATTCTGAGAAACCAATATTTAAGACCAACCAATCTGGAAAAATTTCTTTCCATAAAGTCTCATTCAGCTATGACAAAAGATTAGCTCTTGATAATGTTAGCTTTGAAATTGAATCGGGAATTTCATTAGCCATTACTGGTAAATCTGGATCAGGTAAATCGACACTTATTTCATTAATTCCTAGATTTTACGATGTTCGTGAAGGAGACATATTTATTGATGATATCAATATTAAGCGATATGATCTCCAGTTTTTACGAAGTTTAATTGCAATTGTGCCTCAAGAGCCTTTTTTATTTTCAGGATCAATTTATGAAAATCTTTTGATTGGTAATCCTTTAGCTTCTAAGATTGAAATAATTCGAGCTTCAAAACTTTCTTTTATTCATGAAAAAATTATGCAACTTCCCTCAGGCTATGAAACAAATGTTGGTGAGCGTGGTAGTTTGTTGTCTGGTGGAGAAAGGCAGCGAATTTCCATTGCTCGGGCAATTTTAAAAAACCCTAAAATTCTTATTTTAGATGAGCCTACGAGTGCCCTTGATCCAATGAATGATCAGCTAATCACCTCTGCTTTATCAAACTTATTAACCAATAAAACATCAATTTTAATTGCTCATAAACTGTCCTCTATTCGAAATGTAGATAAAGTAAT